Proteins encoded together in one Aurantiacibacter aquimixticola window:
- the recJ gene encoding single-stranded-DNA-specific exonuclease RecJ, which produces MTTRVSVFGIDSSISGKSWRWRGGNMEIASGIGGLEQDIATQLLLSRGVRREELDMHRAPSLRAFLPDPSAFADMDRAAERIAEAIISRETVTVYGDYDVDGATSSALLIRLIRMLGHDARHYIPDRLLEGYGPSGEALLKIGQDGSSLIVTVDCGAMAHEALGMAHDAGIDVIVVDHHKCAPDLPRTYALVNPNRLDEGDLASSHGHLAAVGVAFILAVAVTRTLRERGFFKDRAEPDLLSLLDLVALGTVADVAAIRGLNRAFVAQGLKVMARRANVGMAALIDASRLKAAPAASDCGFALGPRINAAGRIGEATLGVRLLTTEDPDEARAIAEQLSTLNDERRAIEAAVQEAAEQQLDAQHNRPVIICAGEGWHPGVIGIVAGRIKEKTGKPALVIALDVENGEGKGSGRSIPGVDLGAAIIGATDAGHLVKGGGHAMAAGLTVAADKLAGFGDWLVERLEGPVSRASAEQQMLLDLALAPSGLTPELVQTLDTAGPYGVGWPGPRVAIGPVTLVKADVVGNDHLRVIAAGQDGGRFKAIAFRAAESPMGQALLHGAKGRKLWLAGRAKIDDWGSRPAAELHLEDAAWAD; this is translated from the coding sequence ATGACGACGCGCGTATCGGTTTTCGGCATCGACTCCTCAATCAGCGGCAAAAGCTGGCGCTGGCGCGGTGGCAACATGGAAATAGCGTCCGGTATTGGCGGGCTCGAACAGGATATCGCGACGCAGCTCCTGCTGTCGCGCGGGGTGAGACGTGAGGAGCTCGATATGCACCGCGCGCCCTCGCTACGCGCCTTCCTGCCGGATCCATCCGCCTTTGCCGATATGGACCGCGCGGCAGAGCGTATCGCCGAAGCGATTATCTCTCGCGAAACGGTGACCGTGTATGGCGATTACGATGTCGATGGGGCGACGAGTTCGGCGCTTCTCATCCGTCTGATCCGCATGCTCGGCCACGATGCGCGCCATTACATCCCCGATCGCCTGCTCGAAGGTTATGGGCCGAGCGGCGAAGCGCTGCTCAAGATCGGGCAGGATGGATCAAGCCTGATCGTGACCGTGGATTGCGGTGCAATGGCGCATGAGGCGCTGGGCATGGCGCATGATGCGGGGATCGACGTTATCGTGGTGGACCATCATAAATGCGCGCCGGACTTGCCGCGCACTTATGCTCTGGTGAACCCCAATCGGCTCGACGAAGGCGATCTCGCCTCGTCCCATGGCCATCTCGCCGCTGTCGGCGTCGCCTTCATCCTGGCCGTCGCGGTAACGCGCACGCTTCGGGAGCGTGGCTTTTTCAAGGACCGCGCCGAGCCGGACCTGCTCTCGCTCCTCGATCTCGTGGCGCTCGGCACGGTGGCGGATGTCGCTGCCATTCGCGGACTCAATCGCGCCTTTGTCGCGCAGGGGCTCAAGGTTATGGCGCGCCGGGCGAATGTCGGCATGGCCGCTTTGATCGATGCTAGCCGATTGAAGGCCGCGCCCGCCGCCAGCGATTGCGGCTTCGCACTCGGCCCGCGCATCAACGCAGCGGGACGTATCGGAGAGGCGACACTCGGCGTGCGATTGCTCACCACCGAAGATCCGGACGAGGCCCGCGCGATCGCGGAACAACTTTCCACTCTGAACGACGAGCGCCGGGCCATCGAAGCCGCCGTGCAGGAAGCGGCCGAGCAGCAACTGGATGCGCAGCACAATCGCCCGGTCATCATTTGCGCGGGCGAAGGATGGCACCCCGGCGTCATCGGCATCGTCGCAGGGCGCATCAAGGAAAAGACCGGCAAGCCCGCCCTCGTCATCGCGCTCGACGTGGAAAACGGCGAAGGCAAGGGATCGGGGCGATCGATCCCGGGCGTGGACCTTGGCGCGGCCATCATCGGGGCGACCGATGCCGGACACCTCGTCAAGGGCGGCGGGCACGCGATGGCCGCAGGCCTGACCGTGGCGGCGGACAAACTCGCCGGCTTTGGCGACTGGCTGGTCGAGCGCCTGGAAGGGCCTGTCTCACGCGCATCGGCCGAACAGCAGATGCTGCTCGATCTGGCACTGGCACCCAGCGGTCTCACACCGGAACTCGTGCAGACGCTCGACACGGCGGGGCCTTACGGCGTCGGCTGGCCCGGCCCACGGGTGGCGATCGGCCCAGTGACGCTGGTGAAAGCTGATGTCGTCGGGAATGATCATCTGCGCGTCATCGCTGCCGGGCAGGATGGCGGACGATTCAAGGCGATCGCCTTCCGCGCCGCCGAAAGCCCGATGGGCCAGGCGCTGTTGCACGGTGCAAAGGGCCGGAAGCTCTGGCTTGCCGGTCGGGCCAAGATCGACGACTGGGGATCGCGACCCGCCGCGGAATTGCACCTCGAGGATGCGGCATGGGCGGACTGA
- a CDS encoding sensor histidine kinase, translating to MEGRFIPVAGVVIAVFAGGGMLLAGVDGILVAAVLTLWIASFWIAVPPPVPQATAQVEGLTITRAGMRDLIEHSGLPMLLLDSDRIIVANAQAREEIGRHVVGQDARVALRHPAAIDLLARSEGGSATVQGLTGPKSNWQMTYQRIDERYSLVELVNRTAEADISRAHTDFVANASHELRTPLASIIGFVETLEDEGDQVPSEQRQKFYGTVLREARRLKSLIDDLMSLSRVEAEKHDQPRSIVSLPLLVKQAARDGAGPERTARLKFDVTDKAIEVRGDEKQLEQLVRNLVDNAMKYGSADEPVKVTLAAGERDMAVLKIRDHGDGIDAEHLPHLTRRFYRTDPGRSRAAGGTGLGLAIVKHIVERHRGRLDIASQRGEGTTVTVRLPLARRG from the coding sequence ATGGAGGGGCGCTTCATCCCGGTCGCAGGCGTGGTCATCGCCGTCTTTGCTGGCGGTGGCATGCTGCTTGCGGGCGTTGACGGCATACTCGTGGCAGCCGTCCTGACGCTTTGGATTGCGAGTTTCTGGATCGCCGTGCCGCCGCCCGTGCCGCAGGCGACCGCTCAGGTCGAAGGTCTGACAATCACACGGGCTGGCATGCGCGATCTGATCGAGCATTCCGGTCTCCCGATGCTGCTGCTCGATTCCGACCGTATCATCGTCGCCAATGCACAGGCGCGCGAGGAGATCGGCAGGCATGTCGTCGGGCAAGACGCCCGCGTGGCACTGCGTCATCCTGCGGCAATCGATCTGCTGGCGCGATCGGAGGGTGGCAGCGCCACGGTGCAGGGACTGACCGGCCCGAAAAGCAATTGGCAGATGACCTATCAGCGCATCGACGAGCGCTACAGCCTCGTTGAATTGGTCAACCGCACCGCGGAGGCCGATATCAGCCGCGCGCATACGGATTTCGTCGCCAATGCCAGCCATGAGCTGCGCACTCCGCTCGCATCGATCATCGGATTCGTGGAAACGCTCGAAGACGAGGGCGACCAGGTCCCATCCGAGCAGCGACAGAAGTTTTACGGTACGGTTCTTCGAGAGGCGCGCCGGCTGAAATCGCTGATCGACGACCTCATGTCGCTAAGCCGGGTCGAGGCCGAAAAGCACGATCAGCCCCGCTCCATCGTCTCGCTACCATTGCTCGTGAAACAGGCCGCACGAGATGGTGCGGGGCCGGAGCGGACCGCGCGCCTGAAATTCGACGTAACCGACAAGGCCATCGAAGTGCGCGGCGACGAAAAGCAGCTGGAACAGCTGGTCCGCAATCTGGTCGACAATGCCATGAAATACGGTTCGGCTGATGAGCCGGTGAAAGTGACTCTGGCCGCTGGTGAGCGCGACATGGCAGTTCTCAAGATCCGCGATCACGGCGATGGCATCGATGCTGAACATCTGCCGCACCTTACCCGGCGCTTTTATCGCACCGACCCCGGGCGTAGCCGCGCAGCTGGCGGAACGGGACTGGGCCTCGCCATCGTGAAGCACATCGTCGAACGGCACCGCGGTCGTCTCGACATCGCCAGCCAGCGCGGCGAAGGGACGACCGTCACCGTGCGCCTTCCGCTGGCACGCCGCGGCTGA
- a CDS encoding AHH domain-containing protein produces the protein MQRHHLLPLQLLRTPCFASFFEKLGVGSVGFDDFRRNGLLLPSTGKEARRTRLPLHRGPHRRYNDLVAQRIGRIDCSWRSAHARMPKKRTL, from the coding sequence ATGCAACGGCATCACCTCCTGCCTTTGCAACTGCTTCGCACACCTTGCTTCGCATCTTTCTTTGAAAAACTTGGCGTTGGATCAGTCGGCTTCGATGACTTCCGCCGCAACGGCCTGTTGCTGCCGAGTACGGGAAAAGAGGCGCGGCGAACTCGGCTACCTCTCCATCGCGGACCGCATCGTAGATACAACGATCTCGTTGCTCAAAGGATCGGGCGGATCGATTGCAGCTGGCGGTCGGCTCACGCGAGAATGCCCAAAAAGCGCACGTTGTGA